One genomic segment of Salarias fasciatus chromosome 8, fSalaFa1.1, whole genome shotgun sequence includes these proteins:
- the unk gene encoding RING finger protein unkempt homolog isoform X2 gives MSKTHSQPPSASAVTSTGGPSSSSSSSPAGGSTSPATVLNVQPEKPQHYTYLKEFRTEQCPLFVQHKCTQHRPFSCFHWHFLNQRRRRPIRRRDGTFNYSPDVYCTKYDEGTGTCPDGDECPFLHRTAGDTERRYHLRYYKTGSCIHETDAKGHCSKNGSHCAFAHGSHDLRSPVYDIREVQVMESQCGSGGTDGGGGDGQSGQAASTALIEKILSEEPRWQDNNYVLSHYKTELCKKPPRLCRQGYACPYYHNSKDRRRSPHKHKYRALPCPAVKQSEEWGDPSKCEGAEGCQYCHTRTEQQFHPEIYKSTKCNDMQQCGSCPRGPFCAFAHVEKPFALEDPSFPSPGSPPPSRPPDPLPVQEASSSPGSHGMGPGLGCSASDPFSPLAASCMAEQGLLGSVLSLCEDVGGGPEPLSPWAGEGGYGRAPGFEREDQAKQRSFAVEQRNRELASTQSKQDLLVFLPVGSPLSLSSSIPSSLAATPPSPAPLGPPGSGVSSGMNANALPFYPTSETVESVVESALDDLDLNDFGVSALERSLESSSALPSVGVMLGGSQLQSSAPVNIPGSFSGSAPFSSPSPSPPVRPHASPFFSTHLSQPGQSESSFLGPSHSSLGLNGMSSNIWEHFPSGQGSPGTPPTLLPSGPCAESVRLKQELEEAHRALKQWGHSWRHTAQVVVGHAQSRRRGVARPRGTVGRGGGESQARRGGGAEAGLPPAGGAGELQERRQSPSSVAPTAASAPAAAGVGAQFTGAAL, from the exons ATGTCTAAAACGCACTCGCAGCCGCCGTCAGCCTCGGCAGTGACGAGCACCGGGGgcccctcctcgtcctcctcctcgtcgccCGCGGGAGGCTCGACGTCTCCCGCGACCGTGTTGAACGTCCAGCCCGAGAAACCTCAACATTACAC ATATCTGAAGGAGTTCAGGACCGAGCAGTGTCCCCTGTTCGTGCAGCATAAATGTACCCAGCACCGGcctttctcctgtttccactggCACTTCCTCAACCAAAGGCGCCGGAGACCCATCCGCAGGCGGGACGGTACCTTCAACTACAGCCCGGATGTCTACTGCACTAAATATGATGAGGGGACAGGCACCTGCCCCGATGGAGACGA ATGTCCGTTTCTCCATCGAACAGCAGGCGACACGGAACGGCGCTACCACCTCCGCTACTACAAGACCGGGTCGTGCATCCACGAAACGGACGCAAAGGGCCACTGCAGCAAGAACGGCTCCCACTGTGCCTTCGCTCACGGATCCCACGACCTGCGGAGCCCCGTTTACGACATCAG GGAGGTGCAGGTGATGGAGTCGCAGTGCGGCTCGGGCGGCACGGACGGCGGCGGGGGAGACGGGCAGTCGGGACAGGCGGCGAGCACGGCGCTCATCGAGAAGATCCTGAGCGAGGAGCCGCGCTGGCAAG atAACAACTACGTGCTGTCCCACTACAAGACGGAGCTCTGCAAGAAGCCCCCCCGCCTCTGTCGTCAAGGTTACGCCTGTCCGTACTACCACAACAGCAAAGACAGAAGGCGCAGCccgcacaaacacaaatacag AGCGTTGCCGTGTCCGGCAGTGAAGCAGAGCGAGGAATGGGGCGATCCCAGTAAATGCGAGGGAGCGGAGGGGTGTCAGTACTGCCACACGAGAACGGAGCAGCAGTTCCACCCCGAG ATTTATAAATCCACCAAGTGTAACGACATGCAGCAGTGTGGCAGCTGCCCCAGAGGGCCCTTCTGTGCCTTTGCCCATGTAGAAA AGCCGTTTGCCCTGGAGGATCCCTCCTTCCCCAGCCCCGGCTCCCCGCCTCCCTCCCGACCCCCGGACCCCCTCccggtccaggaggcgtcctccAGTCCCGGCAGCCACGGCATGGGGCCCGGGCTCGGCTGCTCCGCCTCCGACCCCTTCTCCCCCCTGGCGGCGTCCTGCATGGCGGAGCAGGGGCTGCTGGGTAGCGTCCTGTCCCTGTGCGAGGATGTGGGCGGGGGCCCGGAGCCGCTGTCACCGTGGGCGGGGGAGGGCGGGTACGGCAGGGCGCCGGGATTCGAGCGGGAAGACCAG GCAAAGCAGAGAAGTTTCGCCGTCGAGCAGCGCAACAGAGAACTGGCATCAACACAGAGCAAACAG GACCTGCTGGTGTTCCTGCCGGTCGGCAGTCCTCTGAGCCTCTCCTCCAGCATCCCCTCCAGCCTGGCCGCCACCCcgcccagccccgccccccttgGACCGCCCGGGTCCGGCGTCTCCTCGGGCATGAACGCCAACGCGCTGCCCTTCTACCCCACCAGTGAGACCGTGGAGTCTGTCGTCG AATCGGCCTTGGATGATCTGGATCTGAATGATTTCGGTGTTTCTGCCTTGGAGAGAAGCTTagagagcagctctgctcttcCCAGCGTTGGCGTCATGCTGG GAGGCAGCCAGCTTCAGAGCTCCGCTCCGGTCAACATCCCCGGATCCTTCAGCGGCTCGGCTCCGTTCAGCTCGCCCTCGCCGTCCCCTCCGGTCAGGCCGCACGCTTCGCCGTTCTTCTCCACCCATCTGTCGCAGCCGGGCCAATCAGAAAGCTCCTTCCTGGGACCGTCTCACAGCTCTCTAG GTCTGAATGGAATGAGCTCAAATATCTGGGAGCACTTCCCGTCAGGCCAGGGCTCCCCCggcaccccccccaccctgctgccctccggccCCTGTGCGGAGAGCGTGCGGCtcaagcaggagctggaggaggctcaCAGGGCCCTGAAGCAGTGGGGTCACAGCTGGAGGCACACGGCTCAGGTAG TCGTGGGCCACGCTCAAAGCCGACGCCGAGGAGTCGCGCGCCCACGCGGCACGGTTGGCCGTGGAGGCGGAGAGAGCCAGGCACGCCGAGGAGGAGGCGCAGAGGCAGGCCTccctcctgcaggaggcgctggagAGCTTCAGGAGCGGAGACAATCCCCATCTAGCGTTGCACCAACTGCAGCTTCTGCAC
- the unk gene encoding RING finger protein unkempt homolog isoform X1, with protein MSKTHSQPPSASAVTSTGGPSSSSSSSPAGGSTSPATVLNVQPEKPQHYTYLKEFRTEQCPLFVQHKCTQHRPFSCFHWHFLNQRRRRPIRRRDGTFNYSPDVYCTKYDEGTGTCPDGDECPFLHRTAGDTERRYHLRYYKTGSCIHETDAKGHCSKNGSHCAFAHGSHDLRSPVYDIREVQVMESQCGSGGTDGGGGDGQSGQAASTALIEKILSEEPRWQDNNYVLSHYKTELCKKPPRLCRQGYACPYYHNSKDRRRSPHKHKYRALPCPAVKQSEEWGDPSKCEGAEGCQYCHTRTEQQFHPEIYKSTKCNDMQQCGSCPRGPFCAFAHVEKPFALEDPSFPSPGSPPPSRPPDPLPVQEASSSPGSHGMGPGLGCSASDPFSPLAASCMAEQGLLGSVLSLCEDVGGGPEPLSPWAGEGGYGRAPGFEREDQAKQRSFAVEQRNRELASTQSKQDLLVFLPVGSPLSLSSSIPSSLAATPPSPAPLGPPGSGVSSGMNANALPFYPTSETVESVVESALDDLDLNDFGVSALERSLESSSALPSVGVMLGGSQLQSSAPVNIPGSFSGSAPFSSPSPSPPVRPHASPFFSTHLSQPGQSESSFLGPSHSSLGLNGMSSNIWEHFPSGQGSPGTPPTLLPSGPCAESVRLKQELEEAHRALKQWGHSWRHTAQSWATLKADAEESRAHAARLAVEAERARHAEEEAQRQASLLQEALESFRSGDNPHLALHQLQLLHRLPLESVLSLQAQLCNCLHAVEQVVYRKQRQCCVTCGEQGSVSLPCGHGLQCESCSASTECPLCPEQTLEPQLS; from the exons ATGTCTAAAACGCACTCGCAGCCGCCGTCAGCCTCGGCAGTGACGAGCACCGGGGgcccctcctcgtcctcctcctcgtcgccCGCGGGAGGCTCGACGTCTCCCGCGACCGTGTTGAACGTCCAGCCCGAGAAACCTCAACATTACAC ATATCTGAAGGAGTTCAGGACCGAGCAGTGTCCCCTGTTCGTGCAGCATAAATGTACCCAGCACCGGcctttctcctgtttccactggCACTTCCTCAACCAAAGGCGCCGGAGACCCATCCGCAGGCGGGACGGTACCTTCAACTACAGCCCGGATGTCTACTGCACTAAATATGATGAGGGGACAGGCACCTGCCCCGATGGAGACGA ATGTCCGTTTCTCCATCGAACAGCAGGCGACACGGAACGGCGCTACCACCTCCGCTACTACAAGACCGGGTCGTGCATCCACGAAACGGACGCAAAGGGCCACTGCAGCAAGAACGGCTCCCACTGTGCCTTCGCTCACGGATCCCACGACCTGCGGAGCCCCGTTTACGACATCAG GGAGGTGCAGGTGATGGAGTCGCAGTGCGGCTCGGGCGGCACGGACGGCGGCGGGGGAGACGGGCAGTCGGGACAGGCGGCGAGCACGGCGCTCATCGAGAAGATCCTGAGCGAGGAGCCGCGCTGGCAAG atAACAACTACGTGCTGTCCCACTACAAGACGGAGCTCTGCAAGAAGCCCCCCCGCCTCTGTCGTCAAGGTTACGCCTGTCCGTACTACCACAACAGCAAAGACAGAAGGCGCAGCccgcacaaacacaaatacag AGCGTTGCCGTGTCCGGCAGTGAAGCAGAGCGAGGAATGGGGCGATCCCAGTAAATGCGAGGGAGCGGAGGGGTGTCAGTACTGCCACACGAGAACGGAGCAGCAGTTCCACCCCGAG ATTTATAAATCCACCAAGTGTAACGACATGCAGCAGTGTGGCAGCTGCCCCAGAGGGCCCTTCTGTGCCTTTGCCCATGTAGAAA AGCCGTTTGCCCTGGAGGATCCCTCCTTCCCCAGCCCCGGCTCCCCGCCTCCCTCCCGACCCCCGGACCCCCTCccggtccaggaggcgtcctccAGTCCCGGCAGCCACGGCATGGGGCCCGGGCTCGGCTGCTCCGCCTCCGACCCCTTCTCCCCCCTGGCGGCGTCCTGCATGGCGGAGCAGGGGCTGCTGGGTAGCGTCCTGTCCCTGTGCGAGGATGTGGGCGGGGGCCCGGAGCCGCTGTCACCGTGGGCGGGGGAGGGCGGGTACGGCAGGGCGCCGGGATTCGAGCGGGAAGACCAG GCAAAGCAGAGAAGTTTCGCCGTCGAGCAGCGCAACAGAGAACTGGCATCAACACAGAGCAAACAG GACCTGCTGGTGTTCCTGCCGGTCGGCAGTCCTCTGAGCCTCTCCTCCAGCATCCCCTCCAGCCTGGCCGCCACCCcgcccagccccgccccccttgGACCGCCCGGGTCCGGCGTCTCCTCGGGCATGAACGCCAACGCGCTGCCCTTCTACCCCACCAGTGAGACCGTGGAGTCTGTCGTCG AATCGGCCTTGGATGATCTGGATCTGAATGATTTCGGTGTTTCTGCCTTGGAGAGAAGCTTagagagcagctctgctcttcCCAGCGTTGGCGTCATGCTGG GAGGCAGCCAGCTTCAGAGCTCCGCTCCGGTCAACATCCCCGGATCCTTCAGCGGCTCGGCTCCGTTCAGCTCGCCCTCGCCGTCCCCTCCGGTCAGGCCGCACGCTTCGCCGTTCTTCTCCACCCATCTGTCGCAGCCGGGCCAATCAGAAAGCTCCTTCCTGGGACCGTCTCACAGCTCTCTAG GTCTGAATGGAATGAGCTCAAATATCTGGGAGCACTTCCCGTCAGGCCAGGGCTCCCCCggcaccccccccaccctgctgccctccggccCCTGTGCGGAGAGCGTGCGGCtcaagcaggagctggaggaggctcaCAGGGCCCTGAAGCAGTGGGGTCACAGCTGGAGGCACACGGCTCAG TCGTGGGCCACGCTCAAAGCCGACGCCGAGGAGTCGCGCGCCCACGCGGCACGGTTGGCCGTGGAGGCGGAGAGAGCCAGGCACGCCGAGGAGGAGGCGCAGAGGCAGGCCTccctcctgcaggaggcgctggagAGCTTCAGGAGCGGAGACAATCCCCATCTAGCGTTGCACCAACTGCAGCTTCTGCAC